A DNA window from Thermoanaerobaculia bacterium contains the following coding sequences:
- the coaD gene encoding pantetheine-phosphate adenylyltransferase encodes MTERIAVYPGSFDPITNGHLDIIERARGLCDRLILAVLVNDEKRPLFTVEERIALIRENVLPSDGARVEVREFSGLLVDFARSVGARMIVRGLRAMSDFEYEFQMALMNRRLAPRVETVFLMAKEEYSYVSSRLVKEVARLGGDVSALTPPGAARALRRAFSSSRPSAVRKRPARRRTGRTPRGSAEGS; translated from the coding sequence ATGACCGAGAGAATCGCCGTCTACCCCGGGTCGTTCGATCCGATCACGAACGGGCACCTCGACATCATCGAACGGGCGCGCGGCCTGTGCGACCGGCTGATCCTCGCCGTTCTCGTCAACGACGAGAAACGCCCGCTCTTCACCGTCGAGGAGCGGATCGCGCTCATCCGCGAAAACGTCCTGCCTTCGGACGGGGCGCGCGTCGAGGTGCGGGAGTTCTCGGGTCTCCTCGTCGACTTCGCCCGGTCGGTCGGCGCGCGGATGATCGTTCGCGGGCTCCGGGCGATGTCGGACTTCGAGTACGAGTTCCAGATGGCGCTCATGAACCGGCGGCTCGCGCCGCGGGTGGAGACCGTCTTCCTGATGGCGAAGGAGGAGTATTCCTACGTGTCCTCGCGGCTGGTCAAGGAGGTCGCCCGCCTCGGAGGAGACGTGTCGGCGCTCACCCCTCCCGGCGCGGCCCGGGCGCTCCGAAGAGCGTTCTCCTCCTCCCGGCCCTCCGCGGTCAGGAAGCGGCCGGCGCGCCGACGAACCGGGCGAACGCCTCGCGGATCGGCGGAGGGATCGTGA
- a CDS encoding thioesterase family protein, with translation MKTNPSIFDRVVEHSVRVRYSETDRMGIVYHANYIVWFEIGRTEFCRAAGFPYREMEEQGVLILVTGVDCKFRRAARYDDRVTIRTRMGESGSRGLSFFYEIVLADDGTRLAEGSTRHIFVDAASRPITIPPPIREAFARFVGAPAAS, from the coding sequence ATGAAGACGAATCCCTCGATCTTCGACCGCGTGGTCGAACATTCCGTCCGCGTCCGCTACTCCGAGACGGACCGGATGGGCATCGTCTACCACGCCAACTACATCGTCTGGTTCGAGATCGGACGGACCGAGTTCTGCCGGGCGGCGGGTTTCCCGTATCGCGAGATGGAGGAACAGGGGGTGCTGATCCTCGTCACCGGCGTCGACTGCAAGTTCCGACGCGCGGCCCGCTACGACGACCGCGTCACGATCCGGACGCGGATGGGAGAAAGCGGCAGCCGCGGGCTCTCCTTCTTCTACGAGATCGTGCTCGCGGACGACGGGACGCGCCTCGCGGAGGGTTCGACGCGGCACATCTTCGTGGACGCCGCGAGCCGGCCGATCACGATCCCTCCGCCGATCCGCGAGGCGTTCGCCCGGTTCGTCGGCGCGCCGGCCGCTTCCTGA
- a CDS encoding ABC transporter permease — MREARTGALLLALLAVVAILSPILATDLPLVSRRSDGGLAFPALAAYSLLGRPRPAPPGAPILRAPSPYSPYGIALRDRLAPPSRAHWLGTDDLGRDVLARLIAAAPVSLAIGLTASLLSMVVGLAVGGAAGAAGGVVDLVLSRAMEVVLCFPTLFFVLALVAVLEPSARTIVLAIGLTAWPNEARYARAEILKTRRLDFVRAARAAGAGPLRIFFRHLAPAALPPVLVSATFGVASAILAESALSFLGIGVPPPKPSWGGILALSEAYGERAWWLAVFPGLAIFAAVTAYNLLGEGWRERLGGGGESRDAPREAPEEIA; from the coding sequence ATGCGTGAGGCGCGGACCGGCGCATTGCTCCTCGCGCTCCTCGCGGTGGTCGCGATCCTGTCGCCGATCCTCGCGACCGACCTTCCCCTCGTCTCGCGGAGGTCCGACGGGGGCCTCGCGTTTCCGGCGCTCGCCGCGTATTCCCTCCTCGGCCGGCCCCGGCCGGCTCCGCCGGGCGCGCCGATCCTCCGTGCCCCGAGTCCGTACTCTCCGTACGGGATCGCTCTCCGCGACCGCCTGGCCCCTCCTTCGCGAGCGCACTGGCTCGGCACCGACGATCTCGGCCGGGACGTCCTCGCGCGGCTGATCGCGGCCGCCCCCGTGTCGCTCGCGATCGGCCTGACCGCTTCGCTCCTGTCGATGGTCGTGGGCCTCGCCGTCGGAGGCGCCGCGGGCGCCGCGGGAGGAGTGGTCGACCTGGTTCTCTCCCGGGCGATGGAAGTCGTGCTCTGTTTTCCGACGCTGTTCTTCGTCCTCGCGCTCGTCGCCGTCCTCGAGCCTTCGGCCCGGACCATCGTGCTCGCGATCGGGCTGACCGCCTGGCCGAACGAGGCCCGCTACGCGCGCGCCGAGATCCTGAAGACGCGCCGCCTCGATTTCGTTCGCGCGGCGCGAGCCGCGGGCGCCGGGCCGCTCCGGATCTTCTTCCGCCACCTCGCTCCCGCGGCGCTGCCTCCGGTCCTCGTTTCGGCGACGTTCGGAGTCGCCTCCGCGATCCTCGCCGAGTCGGCGCTGTCGTTCCTCGGGATCGGCGTTCCGCCGCCGAAGCCGTCGTGGGGAGGGATCCTGGCTCTGTCCGAAGCCTACGGCGAGCGCGCCTGGTGGCTCGCCGTTTTTCCCGGGCTCGCGATCTTCGCCGCGGTCACCGCCTACAATCTGCTGGGCGAGGGGTGGCGCGAGCGCCTGGGCGGGGGAGGGGAAAGCCGCGACGCGCCGCGCGAAGCGCCGGAGGAGATCGCATGA